The Akkermansia sp. N21116 genome includes a region encoding these proteins:
- a CDS encoding carboxy terminal-processing peptidase produces MHIESPKWFRNMVCWAFASMMLVSCVQGATNFDDVGKMTAILLQNMHFSRKELNDKVSGDCLDMYLKRLDPSRIFFTQQDVDTLKSNYGTNLGYYMFTGKLMNAAVPMYTLYCRRVEQRVGYARELLEKENFQFDRKEYVPLSRRKVNWPKDEEEMNKVWHDMVEEQLLSEILRRETMARLAREQNKPDPAASEKSPKEKLSLRYERLLRNVKESSDEEDVASALLSAVALAYDPHTEYMDARETDEFRSSMDMSISGIGALLGAEDDGSVKISGIVVGGPADKSGELKLNDRILGVSPNDSHVMTDVLYMRADKVVELVRGKEGTRVRLKVEPASTPGHIKEVVLTRAKVETKAELCRGEIMEMKQDDGRIAKLGILTLPSFYVDMDGGSRSCAADVKKILKRMVKEGVEGLVLDLRDNGGGSLEEVRLMTGFFIGAGPVVQVKDSRGKVSVLEVWNKEPLFKGQMVVLTNKLSASASEILAAALQDYGRAVIVGDKSTFGKGTVQSPIELNRFLPYFSDSSRAGTLKLTVQKFYRVAGGSTQKKGVESDVVLPSALASYELGEESFDYVMPYDQIPGCEKYRKDRWIGTVLPTLRERSGKRVARDRDFRIMEEDALEMKKRQDENKLSLNKEERERENRQLLERRKAINEERRVRFAEMAKNDAERYKIYRLTLDDVNADKLPQADPEKDNEQFIKIVENPDDELDDSPEYPSGLDPELRESLNIVADMVNLKKGAPLASSNS; encoded by the coding sequence ATGCATATTGAGTCTCCCAAATGGTTCCGCAACATGGTCTGCTGGGCATTTGCCTCCATGATGCTCGTCTCCTGCGTACAGGGAGCGACGAACTTTGATGATGTCGGCAAAATGACGGCAATTCTTTTGCAGAATATGCATTTTTCCCGGAAGGAGCTGAACGATAAGGTTTCCGGGGATTGCCTGGACATGTATTTGAAGCGTTTGGATCCGTCCCGGATTTTTTTTACGCAGCAGGATGTGGATACGCTCAAGTCTAACTACGGTACCAATCTGGGTTATTACATGTTTACCGGCAAGCTGATGAATGCGGCTGTTCCCATGTACACTTTGTATTGCCGGAGAGTGGAGCAGAGAGTCGGATATGCCCGGGAGTTGCTGGAGAAGGAGAACTTCCAGTTCGACCGCAAGGAATATGTGCCTCTGTCCCGTCGCAAGGTAAACTGGCCCAAGGATGAAGAGGAGATGAACAAAGTGTGGCACGATATGGTGGAGGAGCAGCTTTTGTCTGAAATTTTGCGGCGCGAGACAATGGCCCGCCTCGCCAGGGAGCAGAACAAGCCCGATCCGGCGGCTTCCGAAAAATCCCCCAAGGAGAAGCTCTCCCTGCGCTACGAACGCCTTCTGAGGAATGTTAAGGAATCCTCGGACGAGGAGGATGTGGCCAGCGCGTTGTTATCGGCTGTGGCTTTGGCTTATGACCCGCATACGGAGTATATGGATGCCCGGGAAACGGATGAATTCAGGAGTTCCATGGATATGAGTATCAGCGGTATCGGTGCCCTTTTGGGAGCTGAGGACGATGGCTCCGTCAAGATCAGCGGTATTGTTGTCGGCGGCCCTGCGGACAAAAGCGGCGAGTTGAAATTGAATGATCGCATTCTCGGCGTGTCGCCGAACGATTCGCATGTGATGACGGATGTTCTTTATATGCGTGCGGACAAGGTTGTGGAGTTGGTCCGCGGAAAGGAAGGTACGCGCGTTCGCCTCAAGGTGGAACCGGCGTCTACCCCCGGACATATCAAAGAGGTTGTGCTGACGCGCGCCAAGGTAGAGACCAAGGCGGAGCTGTGCCGAGGGGAGATTATGGAGATGAAGCAGGATGACGGCAGGATCGCCAAACTGGGGATTCTGACGCTGCCCTCATTTTATGTGGACATGGATGGCGGTTCTCGAAGCTGTGCCGCGGATGTGAAGAAGATTCTCAAACGCATGGTCAAGGAGGGGGTGGAAGGTCTGGTTCTCGACTTGCGCGACAATGGCGGCGGTTCGTTGGAAGAAGTCCGCTTGATGACCGGTTTCTTCATCGGTGCAGGTCCCGTGGTTCAGGTTAAGGATTCCAGAGGCAAGGTATCCGTACTGGAGGTCTGGAATAAGGAACCTTTGTTCAAGGGACAGATGGTTGTGCTGACCAACAAATTGTCGGCATCCGCCTCGGAAATTCTGGCAGCGGCCCTTCAGGATTACGGTCGTGCGGTGATCGTCGGCGATAAGTCGACTTTTGGAAAGGGTACCGTCCAGAGCCCCATTGAGTTGAATCGTTTCCTTCCCTATTTCTCCGATAGTTCGCGGGCAGGGACGCTCAAGCTGACCGTCCAGAAATTTTACCGGGTGGCTGGCGGATCAACTCAGAAGAAAGGCGTAGAAAGCGATGTGGTACTTCCTAGTGCGCTGGCCTCCTATGAGCTTGGGGAAGAATCGTTCGATTATGTGATGCCTTACGACCAGATACCCGGATGCGAGAAATACCGGAAGGACAGATGGATCGGCACGGTGCTGCCGACGCTCCGGGAGAGAAGCGGGAAACGCGTGGCCCGTGACCGCGACTTCCGTATCATGGAGGAGGACGCCTTGGAGATGAAGAAGCGGCAGGATGAAAACAAACTCTCTCTTAACAAGGAGGAACGCGAAAGGGAAAATCGCCAGCTCTTGGAACGGCGCAAAGCCATCAATGAGGAACGCAGGGTGCGATTTGCCGAAATGGCAAAGAATGATGCCGAACGCTACAAGATTTACCGTTTGACGCTGGATGATGTCAATGCGGACAAACTGCCGCAGGCCGATCCGGAGAAAGACAACGAACAGTTCATTAAGATTGTGGAGAATCCGGATGATGAGCTGGACGATTCTCCCGAATATCCTTCCGGTCTGGACCCCGAACTTCGGGAAAGTCTGAATATCGTGGCGGATATGGTGAATCTGAAGAAAGGCGCCCCTCTTGCCTCCAGTAACTCCTAA
- the ruvC gene encoding crossover junction endodeoxyribonuclease RuvC produces MRVLAIDPAIRNTGYAVIEGDHVRDAHAVDYGTISLPAKLAQSACLLAIKDHISALIQKWEPEEVAVERIIFVQSHQTAIIMGSARAAVILAAAENGLKVVEYSPTSVKLAAVGKGTARKEQVAFMMRALLQLRETPQSDAADALAIAFAHLTASDPAKALVIERKYI; encoded by the coding sequence ATGCGAGTCCTCGCCATCGACCCGGCCATTCGCAATACCGGTTACGCCGTTATTGAAGGGGATCATGTCCGGGACGCTCACGCCGTCGACTACGGCACCATTTCACTGCCCGCCAAACTGGCCCAGTCCGCCTGCCTCCTCGCGATCAAAGACCACATCTCCGCCCTCATTCAAAAGTGGGAGCCGGAAGAAGTTGCCGTCGAGCGCATCATCTTCGTCCAATCCCACCAGACGGCCATCATCATGGGCTCCGCCCGGGCGGCCGTCATCCTGGCCGCCGCTGAAAATGGTCTCAAAGTCGTCGAATACTCGCCTACCAGCGTCAAACTTGCCGCCGTCGGCAAAGGCACCGCCCGCAAAGAACAAGTCGCCTTCATGATGCGGGCTCTTCTCCAACTCCGGGAAACACCCCAGTCCGATGCAGCGGATGCCCTCGCCATCGCCTTCGCACACCTCACCGCCAGCGACCCCGCCAAAGCCCTCGTCATCGAGCGCAAATACATCTGA
- a CDS encoding MBL fold metallo-hydrolase yields MNRIRVYTGGAVAGNGYLFKTGENTYIAIDAPEGFADWIKSKNPKAVITDLLITHQHFDHVQDAARMKEVFGCAIHAGAAYSDQLSLVDMAAKEWNMDIEVPPYDVDDLIDDNKKAATWGGLIWHLYHVPGHSPDSIVYQLPDEDILFSGDTIFAGSIGRTDLPGGNTKLLLKGLENTILSQPLSTTIFPGHGPYTTVRNEKQTNPYLY; encoded by the coding sequence ATGAATCGGATTCGTGTTTATACGGGTGGCGCTGTGGCTGGCAACGGGTACCTCTTCAAAACCGGAGAAAATACCTACATCGCCATCGATGCACCCGAAGGCTTTGCTGACTGGATCAAATCCAAAAACCCAAAAGCCGTGATCACAGATCTCCTCATTACGCACCAGCACTTCGACCACGTGCAGGATGCCGCCCGCATGAAAGAAGTGTTCGGATGCGCCATTCACGCGGGTGCCGCGTATTCCGATCAACTCTCCCTCGTCGACATGGCCGCCAAAGAGTGGAACATGGACATCGAAGTTCCTCCCTACGACGTGGACGACCTCATCGACGACAACAAAAAAGCAGCCACCTGGGGAGGCCTCATCTGGCACCTCTACCACGTCCCCGGACACTCTCCCGACAGCATCGTCTACCAGTTGCCGGACGAAGACATCCTCTTCTCCGGAGACACCATCTTTGCCGGTTCCATCGGCAGAACCGACCTCCCCGGAGGCAACACCAAACTCCTGCTCAAAGGATTGGAAAACACGATCCTCAGCCAGCCCCTTTCCACAACCATTTTTCCGGGCCACGGCCCTTACACGACCGTCCGCAACGAAAAACAGACCAATCCCTATCTTTACTGA
- a CDS encoding DEAD/DEAH box helicase, with the protein MLFSELGLSESVLKAVEACGYDHPTPIQEQAIPKILEGCDIIGASQTGTGKTAAFALPLLSKLEPTGKPQILVLEPTRELADQVAESFREYAQFTGFKVALLYGGVGYGQQTEDLKNGADIVVATPGRLIDHFYRATMRFGGIKTLVLDEVDRMLDMGFLPTVRKIVSLCPWEGRQTLFFSATMPEIISSFARWCLHDPIEITIARQEVAATISHAFYPVAMDQRDELLINLLKKTDFHSVMIFTRTRREADSVCSMLERNGYRDNAAVMHSDISQKDRMEALKGFKSGKYAILVATDVAARGIDVSGVTHVINYRVPENPEDYVHRIGRTGRAEATGEAFTILTADELDFAKAVEEFVNQKIERKKLEGFDYAYSAILDDQPIRPVRKPKPPMPKRGRRR; encoded by the coding sequence ATGTTATTCTCAGAACTTGGACTTTCAGAATCCGTCCTCAAAGCCGTCGAAGCCTGCGGCTACGACCACCCCACCCCCATCCAAGAACAAGCCATTCCCAAAATCCTGGAAGGATGCGACATCATCGGCGCGTCCCAGACCGGTACCGGAAAAACCGCCGCATTCGCCCTCCCCCTTCTCAGCAAGCTGGAACCGACGGGCAAACCACAAATCCTCGTTCTGGAACCCACCCGCGAACTCGCCGACCAAGTGGCGGAATCCTTCCGCGAATACGCCCAGTTCACCGGGTTCAAGGTAGCCCTCCTCTACGGAGGCGTCGGCTATGGACAACAAACCGAAGACCTGAAAAACGGAGCCGACATCGTCGTCGCCACCCCCGGACGCCTCATCGACCATTTCTACCGCGCCACCATGCGATTCGGCGGCATCAAAACCCTCGTCCTCGACGAAGTGGACCGCATGCTCGACATGGGGTTTCTGCCCACCGTCCGCAAGATCGTCAGCCTCTGCCCCTGGGAAGGCCGCCAGACGCTCTTCTTCTCCGCCACCATGCCGGAAATTATCTCCAGCTTCGCCCGCTGGTGCCTGCACGACCCCATCGAAATCACCATCGCACGCCAGGAAGTCGCCGCCACCATCAGCCACGCCTTCTACCCCGTCGCCATGGACCAGCGCGACGAACTCCTCATCAACCTCCTCAAAAAGACGGACTTCCACTCCGTCATGATCTTCACCCGAACGCGGCGCGAAGCGGACAGCGTCTGCTCCATGCTCGAACGCAACGGCTACCGCGACAACGCCGCCGTCATGCACTCCGACATCTCCCAAAAGGACCGTATGGAAGCACTCAAGGGATTCAAGAGCGGCAAATACGCCATCCTCGTCGCCACCGATGTCGCCGCCCGCGGTATCGACGTCAGCGGCGTCACCCACGTCATCAACTACCGCGTCCCGGAAAACCCCGAAGATTACGTCCACCGCATCGGCCGCACCGGCCGCGCCGAAGCTACCGGAGAAGCCTTCACCATCCTCACCGCCGACGAACTCGACTTCGCCAAAGCCGTCGAAGAATTCGTCAACCAGAAGATCGAACGCAAAAAGCTTGAAGGCTTCGACTACGCCTACAGCGCTATCCTCGACGACCAACCCATCCGCCCCGTCCGGAAACCGAAGCCCCCCATGCCCAAGCGCGGACGAAGAAGGTAA